The genomic interval TTCTTCTTCTCTTATTCCCCGTTATCTCAGCTGTGGTACTGTAAGAAACCCAATTTCAGTCTTTCTACAGGAACCTTTTTCTTACCAGCTCATTAAAAGATTATCACTGCGGTTTTTTTAACAGTTACCTTTGGGTGGGCATCGTTATTGTGGTAAAAACATGTTTGAATGTCACAGCTACGTTAGAATCACAAGTTGCTTTGGGGCGGTAACTACAGCCAGCCAGAATAACTATTATTCAGCCATCAtttcttgtggtcccttctggaaGCTAGAGAGGATAAACATGCTAATTAATTAGCACCTTTCTATAATTAATAATGGCTTGTTTGCCTACATGTGCAAAGATTCTAGCCTGAACTCAAATGGCCACTTGGATTCACTCCCCAGCTGTAGGTCTCTCCCTCTGGTGTAATCAGAGAGATGCTGCCTTCCCACTCACACCTGAAACATATTTAAGAGGCCAGGTTTAGTTCTTTTTCTCTTCTATGATATAACCTGTCATGGGGATAGGGTTTTTCTGCTATGACCTCCAGCATCATGGTAATTCCCTGGAGAATCTTCATCTGTTTCTATTACTCTATCAGGTTACTTTCTTCTGTTGCTCTGTGTTCCCCTAGCTCTAGGGATGAGGTAGTGTCTGAGAGGATCCCTGAGCTGTTGCTTGTTCCTGAGGATGAGCCCCCTGAGCTACCTCCAGTGTTGCTATTGCCACCAAGTGTGAGAAATGGCTATGCCCTCTTGCCACCCCTTCTCAAGGTGCTGTCTGACCAGAGACCTCACAGTTGGGAAGATGAGGCCCCAAGACTCCAACCAGATGCCAGAGCCCTGAGATATATGAAGCGGCTATATAAGATGTCTGCCACAAAAGAAGGGATCCCAAAAGCCAACAAAAATCACCTCTACAACACTGTCTGGCTCCTCACTCCATTTGCTGAGTGCAAGCACTACCCCAAGGACCAAATAAAAGGTAGGTGAggaaagactgggggggggggggtaattaaGACACTCTTCCCCTTTCCTTCAATGGGGTAGAATAAAGAAACCTCTATTCTCTACAGAGGTGTAACTGTTAAATCTACTGACTGACTCTTCCCTTGCATTGAATGGGTTTTTCCACAATCTGCCTCTCCTTAAAGGGAATTTAGGCCAGGCTTCTCCATAATTTAGGCCTTTGACCCTACATAATACCCACATCTAAAGCTATATGGAGTAaagcaggaaaaagaaataattaaaatctGTTGGCTGTCTTTTGTCCTTTTACTGACTTTTAAATTCTGCATTTTACATAGTCAGCAAAATCTGCTTCAGTATTGAGATCTTATTAATGATGTGTTGGGATCCCATTACAAGAGGACTTTTCCAAATTAGTCCACTGTTTCTGCTGTACTTTCTATTAGAGAAGAACCACTCAATTTCCCCCACTTTATGAATATCCATACTTGGAAAGCATGACTTCGGATGAGTTAATTACAAACTGTTGCAGCTGGGAAGCTTCAAGGAGGaaatggtggggtggggtgaaagaTGTGGTCAGATCACAAGACTGGCAGTCAGCAATTCTTGACTTCTAATCCTACATATATGGCTGTGGACCTGTTACTTCAACTCTGACTCAGGGTTTCtccatccatttaaaaaaaaaattatatgtatATGTCTGGCTACAGATGTGAATCTTCACAATATATTTTAAGGCAAAGTGCTCTGTAAGATGAGATTTAATACAAGTGATAAGATTTATTAGTTATGACCTGCCACATGAACTGCAGCCAAACTACCATTTTAGGTACATTACTATAAAATCCCCTGTGTAGCATGGTAATGTAATGCTTGAAAGCAAAAACTAATTATGGGTGTGTCTCCTTTTAAGATGTCTTCTATGTTATAGTGATTCAGGTGGCTAAACTTGAACTAACTCTCCATCTCAATGTGCAGCTATGCTCAAAAAAGCAAACCATTTTAGGTTTAGTGGAATGGAGAATAGCATGAAATACTATGAGCAGCTACACTAAATATGTAAAGCCCTCACTTAGGGAGACCAGTACTGCATAGAATAGTCTATCTCAATAAATAAGGTTGCAGAATTAGAGGAGGTTCAGAGAAGGCTAACAAAGATTAGTCGCATGGAAAAATGCTCCAACTGGAATTCTTTACCTTAGAAAGCAGATGAGTAAAAGGGGAACATGATAAAAGTATTAAATAACAAATGGTATAGAAAAGATCAGGAGCATCTGTCCTCCCTatttcataatacaagaacaaggagacAGTCAACGAAATTGAAAGATAGCAAATTCAAAGCTGACACAGGAAATACTTTTATATACAATGCATAACCAGACTGCAACGTTCATTATCACAGGATGTCATGGAGGCCAAGAGTTTAGCAAaattcaaagagggactggataTCTACATGAACAAGAATATCCAGCGTTGTTTGTAGTTAATGAAGAAAAATTTGGAAAAACTTCAAAGTCAAGGGGTTAACTACAACAGGTTAGGATGACTTTCATGGAGGTAGATCTTCTCACAACTACTTATTTCAGGGTTTCTTGCACAGCCTTCTGAAGGGCCTAGTACTGGCAACTCTCTGAAAGAATGTTACCCCTATAAACCAGGGGTCTAACCCAGTAGGCAATTCCTGTCTCCCTGTGACTGACACTAAGGGAGGATATTGCCAACAATCTTGTTTGTATAGCTTCCTTCTCACCCACTAGTTTCTAATACCTCTTAAAAgcctgcaaagattttttttctctgccattTCTATCGTATTCAGTTTTGCAATTCTTCCTTCCTTAACCTAATAGAAACAGATTTTTGCCTGCTGCCCCTTTTTTTATGAAGCATTACTAGTGTTGGCACAACTGCGTGAACAATGTGTGGAGCCAGCAGGTCAATCGACCATTTGTTGGCTCCTCCAAAATGTTAGcttggggggggtgtggggggtgtgtgtgggtgtgggggtgtgtgtgtggggggggggtgttgtgggtggtttttttttttttttttttttttttttttttttttgacaaattgaTGCATTTTCTTTAGAGTAATAAGGTTTTGGAATCCTAGTGGACATTCCCTGCCAGACTATCAAATTTAAGTTCAATTGAATTTTGAGGTCTAAATTATTTGTTTGATTATGCACATTGTCaagtaactacacctctacctcgatataacgctgtcctcaggagccaaaaaatcttaccgcgttataggtgaaaccgcgttctatcgaacttgctttgatccactggagtgcgcagccctgcccccctacccccggagcactgctttactgcattatatccgaattcatgttatattgtgtcgcattatatcggggtagaggtgtactgaaaATTGTTTAATCTCTACAGagactttgttttctttctcagaagACCTTCGCTCAGTGGATCTGCTTTTCAATCTGGATCGTGTTACTGCGCTGGAGCATTTACTCAAGTCTGTCTTGCTCTACTCCTTTGACAGATCAGTTTTTAGTTCTTCTGCCATTACATGCACGTGCCACTTAGCTGTTAAGGAAAATGATCCTTCTGGTCAAGTGTGTCCCAATGTACCTCAGTCAATTACTTTTAATCTGCACTTTGAACTCAGAAGACACAAATGGGTTGAGATTGATGTGACCTCTTTTCTTCAGCCTCTAATTGCCTCTAACAAGAGGAGTATCCATATGGCTGTGAATTTCACTTGTCTGAAAGATGATCAACACCACAACTCTAAACAGGGAAATTCCTTTAACACGGCATTGGTGCCTCCTTCTCTTTTATTGTACCTAAATGACACCAGTGAGCAAGCTTATCGTAGGTGGAACTCCCTTAGGCATAGAAGGAAGAATCCAATGTGGTCCCGATGGAGAAATGATCCACTTGCAGATTCCATGAAAGAAATGGGAACAGAAAATATGCAGAATAAAAGGGCATCTCGCCACCGAAGAGATGATGTGAAAGAGAACCCATCTGCTCCAACTTATAATTTGAGTGAATACTTCAAACaattcctgtttccccaaaatgaaTGTGAGCTTCACAACTTCCGACTAAGTTTTAGCCAACTAAAGTGGGACAAATGGATAATAGCACCACACAGATACAACCCTCAATATTGCAAAGGTGACTGCCCAAGGGTGGTTGGGCATCGTTATGGCTCTCCTGTCCATACAATGGTACAGAACATCATATATGAGAAATTGGACTCCTCTGTTCCAAGGCCTTCTTGCATTCCTGCTGAATATAGTCCCTTGAGTGTCTTGACAATAGAGCCTGATGGTTCTATAGTCTACAAAGAATATGAAGATATGATAGCTACTAAATGTACTTGTCGGTAACATTTAAACACCACTTTCCTGCTActtatttcagaatatttttccaATACTCTAAGCCATCTGTAGTCTTGACCAACTGAATGTCATAAGTGTAAGTAACTTCTATGAAATAGATATGCTATCAATTTAGCATGGAGTCCGTGGCAGGTATCTGCATAATGGCAACACTTATTTTTGTAGCCCCTTGTAACTAATTGGAAATATGAAATTAGAAATTTAAGGAAATTTTACTTAATTTCCTTTTTATATGGAGAAATAATCCATAACTTGTATCTTTTATAAAAGTGTAAAGGATTTCATTCTATTGTAAGCTTTAATGCTATGGATAAAAATAAGGGGAATAAACACCTGTCATGTCATGGCATTTGTGTGGTTCTTGTTCAGTCTTGCTTGCATCCAAAAGACACTTTATATTTTTGGCAAGTGTCTgagcacagaaggagaggctttAGTATTTCTGACTTCCTCAATCACTCAATTTTTAAGTATGCTTTTAATGATTCAAACCAGTTCCCTCTCCTGGTTGACAAAATTCAAGGTTATCTCTGAAAAATGGACCACCTGTTTTGTCAAACTATTAGGGCTTTCTTAGAGGTTGGTGGTAAGTGACTATACTACTTATCTGGAGACAGTCCTAATTTTGTACCAGGAAGTCTAACTACATTTCTGGGCAGTAACTAGTAAAAATATTCTCATTCAAACATTTAAGAGAATTGTTTCTACAGTTAGCAGGAAAAATTACACTCCTTACTAATAGGTTATTTAAAACTGGCATTTAGTAACTTTTTAATGCTGCTGCTTTTTCTACTCTGGCCAGCTATGAACAAGAAATAACTGTTCAGACTGTGAACTAAACTTTAGAAATGAAACCATACTTGGTATGATGAGCTTAAATATacagttttgaaaaaaacatttcaaaaaataaACAGTTCAGTCACACTTCCTGctgaagttaaatgttacttaAATACAgtagagttatgaactgaccagtcaattaCACACCTCatgtggaaccagaagtatgcaatcagacaGTAGCAGAGAAAAAGCAAGTAGAGTGTTAAACTAATAAAATaagggaaagatttaaaaaaaaaaaaaatcgacaaGGTGAGAattttctgtgcttttttttttttttatttttaaattaagatggtcaaaagcaccatttttcttttgcctagtaaagtttcaaagttgaaTTAAGTCAATGTTTGGTAGTAAACTTTGAaaaaaccataatgttttgttcagagttacgaacatttcagagttatgaaccgcCACTCCCGAGGTGGTgttaactctgagattctactgtatttaCTGGTATTCCTAAACCTGaatactttttttaataaaaaaagaggcCAGGCTTAACTGCTTTAATTCTTAAATTCAATATCTCAAATAACTTAATGTTCCCTACTCCTATGGATCTCCAGGTCTAAATCTCTGGTCCTGTTACTATTCTAAACATCTATTCCCATGAACTTCTGCTGTAAACATACACTCTGTAGTGGATACCTGCCCCCAGAGCTCTAGACAGGCAGCTACTGCACATAAGACTAGTTTTAAgtcattttaagattttttttttttttttttaattgctcctgAGTCCCCCTTTCACCTGGTGTGGTTCTACAATGCCTTTCTAGTTCAAAGCTTGCTCCTTAAGAGTAGCTGTTTAAAATGACAATCTATTAAGTATAAAGAGACCCTCTTTTTACCATAAAAATACTCTTAAAATCTGTTTTAGAATCCTGCCAGCTAGTTCTTAGTTCTGTGATAGTGAGCTAGAGCAGTAAATGTTGTGCTGGGAGTTGTGCAGTTCCAAATCTAAAGCACAAGAGGTGaatgtgtgatttttatttttatggacATGGGAGAGAGAAAATGGTAACTATCTAGAAAATATACCAAGGCAAGACATGTTCCATATGTGTACTTACTATAATCATGAGCTTCTTTCTGGAAAACTAACTGTTGTACAGTGAGAACTTAAGAAATAGGGACTGTTCAGCTGTCTTTAACTTGAGGCTTTTACAGCACTTCACAACCAATCCTCTCAAGGAAGTATTACTGAGATTATAAACTCTCCTGGGCAGgaatgttttttgtgtgtgttttgacaGTGCCTATGACAATGCTGTCTTGGTTTGTGAGTGAGGCTCCCAGCTATTACTGTAATACTAATCCACATTCTGTAGATGGGGGAAAACGGGCACAAACAGATGAAGTGATTTTAATCAAGTTCAGAGAGGAATTTGACTCTCTGTAGTGAGTTCAAGATCCTTACTTTATCTCTTCACTACACCTAATGTAAAAACCAGTCTTGCAAAATCCTAGTGATAAATTACAATGTTTACATAAAGTTTAGCACACCTGATGAGGCTATGCCTATCCTACTTGCCATAGTGGACAATCTGATGTTTGAGGGGAAGACTTAAACCTTCAGAATACAACTAGCAAAGATCCTGATGCTGTAGACTCTTTTATGTGTGTGAAGTTACTGGGTTGAGCTGGGCAAATAAAAGATGATAGGAGCAAGTCCTAATTGTGCAATGGTGTAGCTGCTAGGATGAAGAATTCTAGCCTGATCCTTGCAACTGTTCAGGTTACAGCTTGAGGCAGGAAAGCTGACCAACCCGAGATTttacaaactgaaataaaaacttactttatatatattaaaaaaaactataaaatTCTTCAGCCCTAACCTCAATTTTAACCATTAGAAAATGTCTGCCAAAATACCAAGTGATTCTATTTACTGATCTCTCAAGACCACAGCAGATCAATAAAGTACTTTGTACACAATTTCAAACTGGTGTGAATTTTGACTGTAAACTCTAATCTCAGGCCAGTATGACCCTTCAGTAACAGTACAATATGCTGTCATGTAAAACAAGCAAGCTTGATTCTTATACGTGGCTATTTTCAGTACCCTACTCATCAGACTGGTTCTTCCATCCTCGGTGCCTGGGCCAGCAACAATCTTTCTGGATGAATCATGTGGTGTTAACAGGCTTCTTAGTGAAGATGATGCAGGGCCTTTGTGGTAGGAGGGAAGCACGTGGAAGATGCTGAAGACGAAAGAAACCTTACCCTCCTCTCATTAAGGAAGAAATTTAGGAAACTCCCCAAAAACAAGCAAAACTGGTCTGAATGAACAAGACCTGTGTCAAAGGCAAGGTCAGGGTCTGGGGTTACCAGGTTAATTAACCTATTGGCTGTAATAGCAGCAGCTGCTACTCCTATAGCCCCTATGCATGGAGCAGTATGACCTATTTGGCACAAGCAAGGGGCCTAGTACCTTGACCTTAGAGTGGTGCTAAAGGCCCCAGCATGGtcaccccacacccagccctggctgtgctctACAAATAGAAACAATAATTAATTCACTGAGAGGTGGTGGGAGGGTCAGAGTAACCTCAGGAGAGGTTAtgcctgggggagggatagctcagtggtttgagcattggcctgctaaacccagggttgtgagttcaatccttgaggggaccacctggggatctgaggcaaaatcagtacttggtcctgctagtgaaggcagggggctggacttgatgacctttcaaggtcccttccagttctaggagataggatacctccattatatttggggatctggggcaaaatcagtaccatAGAGACTGTGGGTAGTAGTTCCCAATGGGGGAGGGCAGTAAGGGGAGGCCAGAGGGACCCTGGAGACCCTGTGAGgtattggggggtggggcagagaccCCATGGGAATAGTGGGGGCAGAGGGACCCTGGAGACCCcccaggagcagtgggggggacGAAACTAGGGCGACTCTGTGGGAATAGTGGGGGACAGAGGGACCCTGGAGAccccgcgggggcggggggggcagagggggaacggAGGAACCGCAGCGCGTAGACGCGTGGGGGTCCCGTCCTCCTTCGCCCTctcagcctgcagggggcgctgccgCCTTCCCGTCCTCTCCGCCCCGCGCTCGGGAGGCGGGGCCAGGCCGCTCGGTGAACCCGGATGGCGCCCCGGAAGCGGAAAGGGGGCCCTGGCAGGACCGCAGAGACGTGACCTCCGGACGTCCGAGCGAGCGGGCCTGGGTGAGAGCGGAGCGGTCTGGGGGAGCCGCCGCTGCCGGGGCCCGGCGGGTATGGCCATGCGGCTGCGGGGGCCGTTCGGGCGGGGGGGCGGTGGGTCtcccccagggctgtggctgcccccGGAGAGTTACTGGCACAGtccggctccctccctccctaatgCGGGTCGGTCCCATCCCCACCCAGCCAGACCTGGTTGTAACCCCGGCCCGAGTCCCCAGTGGCGCTGAAGTGGGATCCCGGGGTGGAAGTTGAAGTAACAGCGCGTAGCTTCCTCTCTGCTCATCCCGCGACTCAGCCCCTTCCAGGTGGCTTGATTGAAATCACCATGTGGAAAGCCTCGATTTAAATCCTTGACTTTAGTCAGCGTTTCCAGTTGTACCTCAGACGTTTTGCGGAGAGAGGTGCATTCTCAGGGGTAGATATAACCCTCCAAACATGTTGATTTTCAACTTAAGTAGAGCCTTTCCGTTACATTCGGTGCATCTTTTTGCTACTTAGTGATGATACACACGATGGTGTCTTCTGGATTCAGAGGCTGGGTCCAAATGCTTGTGATGACTTTGCCAGTCTCTTGCACTCAGTAACACCACCTCTAAGTCCTCCACGGGATCAAGCCTTTAATACAGTTTAATACCTATTGTGCTGTATTTATAAAGCGTGATCTCAAAACTTAGAATTTCATTGACTgattctttatatagaaaagcatCCTGTAGCTCAAAGTTTTTGATAGACTTGTGAGTGcagcatattttttatttaaatgtttggagagattataataagtttaggccttaacatattttgtattaaattcagctggatttatttttaaaaagaaaaactatttaaatgttaaaaatccAATTGTTTTATCATACAAATCATCGATTTGGATCCATCCTGAGGAATATTGTGTTTAAAATCAGTCTATCTCCATAGTAACTAGCACTTTGCTTTTGCAGTACAGGCAATTTAAAATGGGTGGCCATTTTGGAAACTTGGCAAGAGTGAGGCATGTGATCACTTACAGCTTGTCTCCATTTGAGCAGAAGGCATTCCCTAACTACTTCACCAAAGGAATTCCAAATGTATGGAGGCGATTTCGTTCACAGGTCTTCAGGGTAGCTCCTCGTAAGTCCTAATTCCTTTGTTTGAGTGAATTATTTTAACTTCTGAACTGCCTTGTGTCCCATATGTACTGTATTCACTAACGCCAGAGTTAAATTAAAGATGCTGATTGGTGTCATTTCTGCATCTATATTTCAAAATAATCTTCCCCTGCCCACAAGCATGGAATTTTATGTTAAAACTTTTATAAGAAGATCTTAAATTCAGGGAATAAAACCATCATCAAAACTACAAATGCATGAGACCGTTTGTGGAGCAGGTATGCTACATAAAGGGAGATGAAAGAGAAAATGTTCTAGATATGGGGCCAGCAGCTGTCACAGGTGGATTTAAATCCAGAGGAATGGGCTAAGAGATGTCAGGAGGAACTCTTCATACACCATAGGGCCATTCATAGTACACGCACGATTGCCTCAAATCTAGGCATCCATAATAGGATGATGGCAGAGTGCAAATACTCATTGGGATGATTTTTAGGTGTTTAACTCTTACTTATATTGTCGAGGGCTTTAAAAATCCAAAGGAATCGCCTTAAAACATGGTGATCTCTACAGTAACTTCCAGAGTCTATCCCAGGACTGTAATCAATGCAGCATAATGCAAGACATTTTCACGTATCTACTGTAATGTAACTTGTAGATATTCactgctttttttgttgttgttttgtttaagcTTTTGTGCTGGCCTATATTGTTTACACCTGGGGGAACGAAGAATTTGAGCGACTGAAAAGGAAGAACGCTGCTGACTTTGAAAATGATGAGTAATACAGCTAATAGGGAGATCTTAGTGTATTAATGTCAGAGTCCCTTCCTTGTTTCTAAACTTGTTCACATACACACAAAAGGATATTTATTGTAGCAGGCTGCGAAAGCTTGTTCAATAAATCTTAGTTCCTATCCTGCAGTGTTGTGTGGAATTCTTGTCTTTGACTGCTTTGTCTCACTCACAACCGAGGCTCCCTGACAgattttaaattctgcagaatctaagttttcattttaagAGTGTCTAGCCTTTATCACCATTAAAGACATTCCAGACACACTGAATGTAACTGATGCAGTGTTGTCTTCAGGCAGACAAAAGTGAGCTCTGGTCCTTCCCTGAGctgcatccctggccccatccgcacggctccgctcccagccctgcaACAGCCTCGGCTGCTGGCCatggttccattcccagctgggGGACAAGGCCGGGAATGGAGCGGCACCTGGCCtaggcccagctgcagctctgccctgAGCCTCAGTCCAGCCCgagacccacccccagcctcagcctctTTACTCCTGTTGgcgtttcccccctcccccaagccatgGCTCCAGGGGGGCATGGACAGCTGTAAGGGGGGAtgtgaccctcaaaagtttgggaaccgctgccCTATTGTGAAAATGATTACACAATACTGGTTTTATTTAGCTGGCTCTTGTATGAGGTGTCTAATTCATTGGCCACTGGGATAAATTAGGTAGTGGTGTTACCAACACAGAACTGTTTCTCAGTTCAGAGATGGTCCCTGTAAAATAAATAGTCTTTATGCCTGAGAGAGGTTTCTGCTAGGCTATATTTAGATAATTTCCTGTCTGTAATGGCTGTTGTAGAGCTATATTTATACCCAAGGTTTTTCCTTTTCCAGCTTGTCTCTAAAAAGTAATCGGAACATCTGTTTTCTTTTATGGGCAGTCTCAACACAGGCTCTGCCAGGGTATGCTAAAAGGGCTTCACCTTTCTCAGGCCAAACGGCTAAAGAACTTCAGCTAGTTCCAATTGCTTTTCCCCTTTGCCTAGAGCTAGGATGAAAAGCACCCTTCTGCCACTCTACCATCTTGTTCCTCAGGCAGCTGCTGAGAATGTGCGGGGCGTGTCCGTGG from Malaclemys terrapin pileata isolate rMalTer1 chromosome 8, rMalTer1.hap1, whole genome shotgun sequence carries:
- the GDF9 gene encoding growth/differentiation factor 9, with translation MTSSIMVIPWRIFICFYYSIRLLSSVALCSPSSRDEVVSERIPELLLVPEDEPPELPPVLLLPPSVRNGYALLPPLLKVLSDQRPHSWEDEAPRLQPDARALRYMKRLYKMSATKEGIPKANKNHLYNTVWLLTPFAECKHYPKDQIKEDLRSVDLLFNLDRVTALEHLLKSVLLYSFDRSVFSSSAITCTCHLAVKENDPSGQVCPNVPQSITFNLHFELRRHKWVEIDVTSFLQPLIASNKRSIHMAVNFTCLKDDQHHNSKQGNSFNTALVPPSLLLYLNDTSEQAYRRWNSLRHRRKNPMWSRWRNDPLADSMKEMGTENMQNKRASRHRRDDVKENPSAPTYNLSEYFKQFLFPQNECELHNFRLSFSQLKWDKWIIAPHRYNPQYCKGDCPRVVGHRYGSPVHTMVQNIIYEKLDSSVPRPSCIPAEYSPLSVLTIEPDGSIVYKEYEDMIATKCTCR
- the LOC128841906 gene encoding cytochrome b-c1 complex subunit 8 yields the protein MGGHFGNLARVRHVITYSLSPFEQKAFPNYFTKGIPNVWRRFRSQVFRVAPPFVLAYIVYTWGNEEFERLKRKNAADFENDE